One segment of Chionomys nivalis chromosome 3, mChiNiv1.1, whole genome shotgun sequence DNA contains the following:
- the Grifin gene encoding grifin, whose protein sequence is MALQFEAFCAGGLAPGWSLTVQGHADAGEDKFEINFLTDAGDIAFHVKPRFSSATVVGNAFQGGRWGQEEVSSAFPLTLGNPFEMEVSADTEHFHIYAQEHKVLQFPHRHRPLAAITRVRVLSDHPLAQVELAKRSLSWGDGGY, encoded by the exons ATGGCATTGCAG TTTGAAGCCTTCTGTGCAGGAGGCCTGGCCCCGGGCTGGAGCCTGACAGTACAGGGACATGCAGATGCTGGAGAGGACAA GTTTGAGATCAACTTCCTAACTGATGCGGGAGACATCGCCTTCCATGTCAAACCCCGATTTTCCAGCGCCACGGTGGTGGGCAACGCCTTCCAGGGAGGACGCTGGGGACAGGAGGAGGTGTCCAGCGCTTTCCCACTGACCCTGGGAAATCCCTTTGAG ATGGAGGTGAGCGCAGATACAGAACACTTCCACATCTACGCCCAGGAACACAAGGTCCTCCAGTTCCCACATCGCCACCGACCACTGGCCGCCATCACCAGAGTGCGGGTGCTCAGCGACCATCCACTGGCCCAGGTGGAGCTGGCCAAACGGAGCCTGAGCTGGGG GGATGGGGGCTATTGA